The sequence below is a genomic window from Planctomycetia bacterium.
GGCCGTGATCTCAAGCGGCACTACGTCATGGCTTAAGAAGTTGGGATCGACCGTAAAGACGTTGCCGCCGGGTACGTTTCCGGCCCGAGCCGAGCCGCCGTAGGCGATCACGGCGGCGGCGACATCGGCACCGGAACCGGTGTGCAATCCTCGCTCGACCATCGTCTCGCCGAACGTGATCGAAACGGATTCGGCGTTCGTGTAGTCGCCGCCCCAAGGAAACGGCTTGGCCAGGTTCGATTGCGCTTGATCGACGAGCGACTGCGGCACGTCCAGCACGAGGATCGGGGCGACCGTCAACTCATAGCTGCGTGCCTCTACGAGGTTACTCGTCGTCGGATTGACGATCCGCACCTCTCGTTCGAACTCGACGCGCTCCGGTTTCCCGGGCCGCGACCAAGTCGCGAGAAACTTTCCGTCGACACCTTGAAAGACGAAGCCGTAGTGCCGATCGTTGAGGAGCACCCAACCCAAATACTTCGGGCGATTCCCGAAGTAGCGAATCATCTGCTGCATCGCGGTGTACGCCGGTCGGGGCGTACCGTGGACGTCGATCAATCCCATCGGGCCGCTGTCGCCGTCGCGCCCTTCGAACCATTGGATACACGCGACGCCTTGCGCAATTCCCATCACGTAGGCCTTGATGAGAGCATGTGCTTGGTTGTCGGCACCTTTAGCGGCGTCGGAGCCGAGTTCCGTGAAGATGATCGGTACGCCGGCCTTCGCAGGGTTGCGCGCCGCGAGCATTTTGCGCACAGTCGGCACGATATGCATGTACACGGCTTCCGAACCCCTGTTATCGGAGATGCCGTTGAGAACTTCATACGGATGCAACACGATGTAGTCGAAATGGTCTTTCGCGCCGGCTTCGATCGCTTGCTCCAAGTAGTTCACATGCGCACTCTTGGCGGCCAAGCCGATTAGGTTGCCGGGATCGATCGCCTTGGCGGCGTCGTACGCGCTGACGACGATCTTCGCATAGTCAGCCGGCGTTTGATCGCGGCCGGTGCCGTTCGGCGGCTCATTCCAAATTTCAAAGTGCTTCGCCTTTCCCTTCACATGCGCAGCGACTTGCGAAACGTAGTTCGACCAAGCCTTCAAGTTGTTCACGGGCAACGTGCCCGGTGCATCGAGCCGGTTCCACTTGGGGCTGCCGTGCATGAGCAAACCGAACTGATATTTTTGATCGGCGAGGTACTGTATCTGTCGATCGAACTCGTCCCAGGTCCACTTTCCTTCCTCGGGCTCCAATGCCCCCCAAGCCGCTTGCGGCGAACGATAAACGCTCAAGCCGATCGCAGACATTTGCGGGATCCAAGTCGCATTGTCGGCCAGCGAGCGATTGCGAACATGACAGCCGCCGACACCGAAAGGGCTCGGAAATGCCTCAGCACTGGATGTCGACTCTTGCGGCGCTACGGCAGCCGCAACCGTCGCCAATAGAAATATCCCGACGAATCCGACGAACGGAATGGTCTTGAAAGATCGAACGCTTCGGATCAAGCATGCCGAACGGCAACGGTACATCATCGGAGTTCACACAGTACGAGATTGGTTCTGGAAATCTGCCTTCCGCTCTAAATACCGGCGAGGAAGTTATGCGGACGACCGGGGAGCAATCAGGCACGCTCTGGTGCCTCAGCCCAATAAAAAAAGTCAGCGATGAACAGCGTAGAACACGCTAGAACATCGCTGACCGTAACTCCGAGCGTCGTAGAAGTGGGCGACACAGGACTCGAACCTGTGACCCCTACCGTGTGAGGATAGTGCTCTAACCAACTGAGCTAGTCGCCCGAACGCTTCGGGTTCGCGACGACTCGGAGCCTTTACTTTCGCCATCGTCAACCGGCGAAGCATCGCCGGAGCGAAAGTTATACGAAAACCGGCGGCGTTCGACTAGGCCGCGCCTTCGGCCGGAGGTGGCTCGAATTTCGGCGTCGAAACTTCTTCGCGGTCTTCGATGCTACGAGCTACGCGCGACGACGACGAACTGCTGCTCACGCGCGATGCACTGTTCACTTCTTCGTCGATGCCGTGCATGCCCTTCTTGAACTCATTGAAGCCCTTGCCGACCGACTTGGCGACTTCCGGCAGCCGATTGCCGAACAGCAGGATAGCGAGCACGCCGATAATGACCATTTCCATCGGACCGAGGCCAAACATGAGAAACTCCTCTGCGAATCTTTGCACTAAGCGTTGAGTAGGTACGATGCGCGAGCTTACGCGCTAAGGTATATAACTAATTCTTCGGCGGCACGGTTCCCTTTTCGGAATCGTCTTCGATTCCGGAAACGCCCCGCTTGAATTCGACGATGCTCTTGCCGAAAGATCGCGCTAAGCCCGGCAGGCGGTTCCCGAACAAGAGAAGCACGACCAGCGCAACGACCGCTAGTTCGAGAGGACCGACGCCGATGATCGCCAGAAGCGGGCTCATGATACGACTCAATTAAAAGTGATCGAACGAGGAGGAAGAGTCGCCGACGCCGGAGGTCGAAAAGCGAGGCAACGGTGGGACGTCGGAACGATGCCGCATGCCGCCGAACTGAGAACAATCGACGCAACCGCCGGCAAAACTCCGACAACTCGATTTTACCGCCGCGAGAAAGGCAGTCAATGAGATTCCCGGCCCAATACACGTTCGCCGACCATCCGTAAGACGTTACCGATGCCACGCTTACGCTGCGAAAAGCTCGTCGCGACCGCGATTACCGGAACATCCCGTCCGGCAAGTTCGGCCTCGCAAGGCGGCCTTGGCTCTTTTACACGCTTCTCGAAGGCCGATCCAGGCATTTCAGCGAGACACATCGGCTTGTGTTGCGCTCCATCGAAACTTCGACACGCCCGCTCCCGTCGTGCGTGTCAACGCAATCGATCGGGTAGATGCCGCAGTACGTTGCCAAGTTCGAATGCGTCGTGCGACTCGAAGTCAAGCGCATTTCTTAGCCCCTCAAATTGCACTCCGTTCGCCACTGGCGACGCCGGTTGCGCGGCTCGTATAATCGAGGCTTCGTTCACGTCCTTCGCCGACATTCTGCGCGGCGACCGCTGGCCCAGAAGGATTTGCAATGCCCGTGCTCATGGAGTTGTCGCGGATCATCATCAGTGAGATCAACGACCAACAGGTGATCTACCTAAAAGAGGTCGATGGCGAGCGGTCGTTTCCGATTCTGATCGGCATTTTCGAAGCGACGAGCATCGACCGTTGCGTGAAAGGGGTTTCTAAGCCGAGGCCGCTGACCCACGACTTGGTCGTCAACGCCGTTCAAAATCTCGGCGGAGAGTTCGAGAGCGTACACATCACGGAATTGAAAGATCACACCTACTACGCCCGACTTCGCGTAAAGCAAGAAGGGGAGTTCGTCGAGATCGACAGCCGCCCCAGCGATGCGATCGCCGTGGCCGTGACGTGCGTACCTCCGTTGCCGATCTACGTTTCCGAAGACGTCTTGAACGAAGTGCTAGGCGAGACGTAAGCCAGACTGCCCGGCGAGACGTTTTGTTTACGAACCTGGTCGTTGATCGACCAGGTTCTTCGACACGCTGCGACACCGGAATAACCGGAACGCGCCGTTTAATCGCGAAAATTCCTCGGTTGCCGAGATCGACTCTGGCCGGATGCCGGGGCGCGAACTATTCTTGAACGCAATGTCGCTGAACACGCGGCTGAGGATGCGTTGCCATGAATCATCGAGCCATCGTCGCGTTTGCAGGCCTTCTCGTCGGGGCGGCGACCGTGTTCGCTCTTGCTTATTACGGCAAGCTTCCAGGCATCAAAACGTCGACGACCGTCGCTTCCACGACGGACAACTATGTCGACGATGCCGGCAACTCTTCAGCCAAGGTCCCTCTTACGCGCGTCGTGGCGCTGGCCCGACTGGAACCTGCAGACGGCACGCTCGAACTCGGCGGCGTGCCCGGCGATCGGATCGAAAAAGTTGCCGTGAAGCCGGGACAGAGCGTGCGCCGCGACGAAGAACTGGTCGTCTTGGAGAGTCGCAAGTTGCGGCAACTCGAACTCGAAGCCGCGCAATCGCAACTCGCCGAAGCGGTCGAGCGGCTTCGCACCGAACAAAACTACGGCGACACGCTCGTTCGTGAAGCCGAGGCCGGTCTTGAAGAAGTTAAGCTCGACGACCTCGAGGTCGCTGCGCAAGAAACGCGAATCAAATCGTTGCAGTTGCAGGCCGAAGCGGCCGAGCGAAGTCTCGCCCGCACGTCGAAGCTCAGTGAAGCGGTATCGTCGCCGCAGCAACTCGATCAGGTCCGACTCGCGCGCGATCAAGCGGCCGCGGAATTCGCCGCCGCGCAAGACCAGATCAAGAAACTCAAAGCCGGTCGCGACCTCAAGCATCGCATCGCGAAATTGAAGCAAGAGGAAGCGATCGCAGGCCGAGGCAAGATCGATGCCGCCGTGCCGTTGGAATCGCTCCGCAAAGGAGTCGCCGCCGCGACGGAACGACTCAAGCAAAGCACGCTTCGCGCGCCGACCGACGGCTACGTCTTGGAAGTCCTCGGCGACGAAGGCGACGCAGTCGGCCCGACGCCGATCGTCCGCATGGGTAACGTGGCGCGCATGGTTGCGGTCGCCGAAGTCTATGAGACGCAAGCCCACTCGGTAGTGAAAGGGCAACCCAGCGAGCTTACGGCCGACGCACTTCCCGCAAAGCTGGTCGGCAATGTCGATCGGGTCGGAACGGTCGTCGGCAAGAATCGGCTGCTCAGCGTCGATCCGACGCATGGCGCCGATTCGCACGTCGTCGAAGTTCGCATCGCGCTCGATGAGGCTTCCTCGCGCGCGGCCGCGGTGTTCGTCGGTATGCAAGTTACTGCGACGATCGACGTCCGTAAGTCTCCTTAGCCATGCGTACTCCGCTCGCTTGGCTCAATCTCTGGCACGATAAAGGTCGCACCGCGACCGCTCTGGCCGGGACCGCGTTCGCCGTCGTGCTGATCCTCATGCAACTCGGTTTCTTCCGTAGCATTCTCCACACCGCCACGGTCGTTTACGATCAGCTTGAGTTCGACGTCGTTCTGTCGAGCGTCAAGTATCGCCAGATGCTTAAGTCGGGCTATTTCAATCGCGATCGTCTGGAGATCGCCAGGGCATTGCCCGAAGTGGCCGATGCCTATCCCGTGTTTTGCGCGTTGCAACTCTATCGCAATCCCGAGTCGGGCATCAAACGCTCGATCTTGATCGTCGGGGTCGATCCGCGCCGCAACTACGTCAAGATGGTCACGCGCGAACAACTCGATGAAATCTTTCCGACCAGCCGCGTGTTACTCGATCAACTGAGCCGGCCGGAATACGGCCCCCGTTATCCGGGCATGAATTCGCAGATCGCCGATCATGCAGTCAAGATTACGAGCCTGTTCGAGCTTGGCTGCGGCTTCGGAGCCGACGGCACGGTCGTCGCCAGCGAACAGACCTTCGCGCAGTTTTTTGCTCCTCGAACGGTGAACGAAATCAGTCTCGGTCTGCTCAAGCTGCGGCCCGGCGCCGATGCCGAGTCGGTGGTCGCGAAGCTGCGTAAGATTCTGCCGCCGGACATCGTCGTACAGACACGCGCGAAGTTTATCACGCAAGAACAATACTACTGGGTCGTGAAAACAAACGTCGGCGTCATCTTCGGGCTCGGCGTGATAGTTTCATTTCTCGTCGGCACGGCGATCGTCTATCAGGTTCTTTCCGCCGACATCGCGCGACGGATGCCCGAGTATGCGACGCTTAAAGCGATGGGCTATCCCGGCGGCTACCTTACCGGCGTGATTCTCACGCAAGCCTCGATCATCGGCGCACTCGGTTTCTTGCCGGGCTGGATTCTCGCCTATGGGCTCTATGCCGTAACGCGAAGCCAGGCGCATCTTTGGATGGAGATGGGAATTCTGCTGCCGATCGTCGTGCTGTTCTTGAGCGTGCTGATGTGTTGCCTATCGGGCTTAGCATCGCTGCGAAAAGTGCATAGCGTCGCCCCTGCGGAGCTATTCACGTAGGCGTCGCTCGACGACGCTTGCAAGAACATTTATGCGAACACCGCTCGCCTGGAAAAATCTGACGCACGATCGAAAGCGGCTCGCGCTCGCCGTCGGCGGGATCGGGTTCGCAGTGCTCCTGATGTTCATGCAACTCGGCTTCCGCGGCGCGCTGTTCGATAGCACGCTAGCGCTTCCTCGGCGCTTCGATGCCGATATCGTATTGATGCACACGCATCGCTATACGTTGACCGTGCGGCAAAAATTTCCGCGGCGCTACTTAGACCTGGCACGCGCCTCGACTGCCGTGATTTCGGCAGTTCCGCTCTATTTCGAGAGCAACCTTTCCAATTGGAAACTCCCCGGTCAACCGGTCGGTCCACCGATTCGCGTCTTGGGATTCGATCCGAAAACTCCGCCGCTGCTGCTGCCGGAACTCGCAGCGGAGGCCGAGCGGCTCATGCAGACCGACACCGTCCTTTTCGATCGGATGTCGAAAGAAGATTTCGGCGATCTTAAAGTCGGCGACGTCGCCGAACTCAACGGCCAGCGCGTGCGTGTCGTCGGCGACTATCGACTCGGCACCGACTTCGCCGACGACGGCACGATTCTCTGCAGCGACCGTACTTTCAACTCGATCTTTTATTCATATCTCCCCGGCGACACCGGTCTCCACGAAGCGGACTTCGGTCTGATTCGCTTGCAAAAGGGAGCCGATCTTACTCGCGTGCGCGATGAAATAGATGCTTTACTGCCGCCGAACGTGCATGTGATGACGCGAGAACAATTCCTCGACACCGAATTCGCTTTTTGGAACAAGGCTACGCCGATCGGCTACATCTTCGCGCTCGGCACGGTGATGGGGTTCATCGTCGGCATGATTATCTGCTACCAAATTCTCTTTTCCGATATCTCCGACCATCTCCGCGAGTTCGCCACGCTGAAAGCGATGGGTTATCGGCCGCAATACTTCGTCGGCCTTGTACTGCAAGAAGCGTTATTGCTGTCGGTGTTCGGTTTCGTGCCGGGGCTCGTCGCCGGCTTGCTGCTCTATGAAATCGTGACGCTCGCGACCGGCTTGCAGGTTTACATGAGCATGCCGCGAGTTTTCGGCGTCGTACTGCTCACGGCGTTGATGTGCATTATCTCGGGCGTATTGACCATGCGTAAAGTCGTCACCACGGATCCCGCGGAGTTGTTTTAATGTCCGACCACGGCAATCTCTCTACCGGCGCACCGTCGACGAGCCCGACTCCTTCGCGCCGGAGCCATCAGGCCACGCGCGAGAATCCCGCCCTGCGCGGCGAAGGCTACGCCGCGAATCTCGCCGTCAGCATCGATGGGCTCAACCACACTTACGGCACCGATGAGCTGAAGAAGCAGGTGCTCTTCGACAATCACCTCGATCTTGCGCGTGGCGAAATCGTCATCATGACCGGTCCGTCGGGCTCCGGAAAAACAACGTTGCTCACTCTCATCGGCGCGCTGCGCACCGTACAAGAAGGGAGCATTCGCGTCATGGGGCGCGAGATGCGGGGGCTCACGAGCGGCCAGCTCAATGAAGTCCGTCGCGATATCGGCTTCATCTTCCAAGCCCATAATCTTTTTACCTCGCTCACGGCGCAGCAAAACGTACGCATGGCTTTGGAGCTCAAAGACGACGACACGGCACGGATGAATCGCCAAGCGGAAGAGATGCTCACGGCCGTCGGGCTCGGCCATCGGGTGCATTACAAACCGCAACAACTTTCCGGCGGCCAACGGCAGCGCGTCGCCATCGCGCGGGCCCTCGTGCATCAACCGAAACTCATCCTCGCCGACGAGCCGACCGCCGCGCTCGATAAGGAATCAGGCAGGGACGTCGTCAACCTCTTAAAGAAGTACGCCAAGGAGCAGTTGACGACGATCCTCATCGTTACGCACGATAATCGGATTCTCGATGTCGCCGATCGAATCGTAAACATGGTCGACGGTCGGATCATATCCGACGTCGTCATCAGCGAATCGCAAGCGATCTGCGAGTTCCTCCGACGCGTTCCGTTGTTCAGCGGCTTGCTTCCTCACACGCTCACGCAGGTCGCCGATAAGATGGAGCTTTCGGAGTATCAACCCGGACAGATCGTATTTCGGCAAGGGGATCCCGGCGAAAATTTCTATCTCATCCGCAGCGGAGAGGCCGAGGTTGTCATTCGCGACGACACGGAAGAAAACGTGGCCGCCACGCTCGATGAAGGGCGCTTCTTCGGCGAGAAAGCGTTGATGACAGGCGAGCCGCGCAATGCGACGATCCGCGCCAAGACGCCGCTCGTGCTCTGCGCTCTCGACAAAGACGAGTTTCGCGAGGTGATGGAGTCGAGCGCGACCTTCAAAGAAGAACTGCGCAAGGTGCTCTTCGAGCGGCAGATGTAGTCGGCCTTAGAGTCCGCGACATTCCGCTTCAAGCGCCCCTTCATGCTGATGGAGCTCGACTTCCGCACGCTTCCACGCGGTCACGGCCGAGACGACGGCTTGCTGCGCTTCGA
It includes:
- a CDS encoding HlyD family efflux transporter periplasmic adaptor subunit: MNHRAIVAFAGLLVGAATVFALAYYGKLPGIKTSTTVASTTDNYVDDAGNSSAKVPLTRVVALARLEPADGTLELGGVPGDRIEKVAVKPGQSVRRDEELVVLESRKLRQLELEAAQSQLAEAVERLRTEQNYGDTLVREAEAGLEEVKLDDLEVAAQETRIKSLQLQAEAAERSLARTSKLSEAVSSPQQLDQVRLARDQAAAEFAAAQDQIKKLKAGRDLKHRIAKLKQEEAIAGRGKIDAAVPLESLRKGVAAATERLKQSTLRAPTDGYVLEVLGDEGDAVGPTPIVRMGNVARMVAVAEVYETQAHSVVKGQPSELTADALPAKLVGNVDRVGTVVGKNRLLSVDPTHGADSHVVEVRIALDEASSRAAAVFVGMQVTATIDVRKSP
- a CDS encoding ATP-binding cassette domain-containing protein, which codes for MSDHGNLSTGAPSTSPTPSRRSHQATRENPALRGEGYAANLAVSIDGLNHTYGTDELKKQVLFDNHLDLARGEIVIMTGPSGSGKTTLLTLIGALRTVQEGSIRVMGREMRGLTSGQLNEVRRDIGFIFQAHNLFTSLTAQQNVRMALELKDDDTARMNRQAEEMLTAVGLGHRVHYKPQQLSGGQRQRVAIARALVHQPKLILADEPTAALDKESGRDVVNLLKKYAKEQLTTILIVTHDNRILDVADRIVNMVDGRIISDVVISESQAICEFLRRVPLFSGLLPHTLTQVADKMELSEYQPGQIVFRQGDPGENFYLIRSGEAEVVIRDDTEENVAATLDEGRFFGEKALMTGEPRNATIRAKTPLVLCALDKDEFREVMESSATFKEELRKVLFERQM
- a CDS encoding bifunctional nuclease family protein; this translates as MPVLMELSRIIISEINDQQVIYLKEVDGERSFPILIGIFEATSIDRCVKGVSKPRPLTHDLVVNAVQNLGGEFESVHITELKDHTYYARLRVKQEGEFVEIDSRPSDAIAVAVTCVPPLPIYVSEDVLNEVLGET
- the devC gene encoding ABC transporter permease DevC, which translates into the protein MRTPLAWLNLWHDKGRTATALAGTAFAVVLILMQLGFFRSILHTATVVYDQLEFDVVLSSVKYRQMLKSGYFNRDRLEIARALPEVADAYPVFCALQLYRNPESGIKRSILIVGVDPRRNYVKMVTREQLDEIFPTSRVLLDQLSRPEYGPRYPGMNSQIADHAVKITSLFELGCGFGADGTVVASEQTFAQFFAPRTVNEISLGLLKLRPGADAESVVAKLRKILPPDIVVQTRAKFITQEQYYWVVKTNVGVIFGLGVIVSFLVGTAIVYQVLSADIARRMPEYATLKAMGYPGGYLTGVILTQASIIGALGFLPGWILAYGLYAVTRSQAHLWMEMGILLPIVVLFLSVLMCCLSGLASLRKVHSVAPAELFT
- a CDS encoding twin-arginine translocase TatA/TatE family subunit — translated: MSPLLAIIGVGPLELAVVALVVLLLFGNRLPGLARSFGKSIVEFKRGVSGIEDDSEKGTVPPKN
- the devC gene encoding ABC transporter permease DevC yields the protein MRTPLAWKNLTHDRKRLALAVGGIGFAVLLMFMQLGFRGALFDSTLALPRRFDADIVLMHTHRYTLTVRQKFPRRYLDLARASTAVISAVPLYFESNLSNWKLPGQPVGPPIRVLGFDPKTPPLLLPELAAEAERLMQTDTVLFDRMSKEDFGDLKVGDVAELNGQRVRVVGDYRLGTDFADDGTILCSDRTFNSIFYSYLPGDTGLHEADFGLIRLQKGADLTRVRDEIDALLPPNVHVMTREQFLDTEFAFWNKATPIGYIFALGTVMGFIVGMIICYQILFSDISDHLREFATLKAMGYRPQYFVGLVLQEALLLSVFGFVPGLVAGLLLYEIVTLATGLQVYMSMPRVFGVVLLTALMCIISGVLTMRKVVTTDPAELF
- a CDS encoding twin-arginine translocase TatA/TatE family subunit, which gives rise to MFGLGPMEMVIIGVLAILLFGNRLPEVAKSVGKGFNEFKKGMHGIDEEVNSASRVSSSSSSSRVARSIEDREEVSTPKFEPPPAEGAA